The genomic interval TCTAATCACTGttacatagacataatgattaaaCTAGGGAACGAGACTGCAGTGACAGTTCTGCAGCGCCCCGACGGATCCTCGGACGTTGTAAACACACTCGAAAGATTTGGCGGTAGACGGAAGTTACTTCGTTGTTGTATTGATGTAAACATTTATTCAGTGTATTTTGGAGTCGGCCTCACCTAGCTGTAATAACGCACAGTATGGGATAAATGGgttatcattgttagttcacaaaCTGCTTGTTCGCTAAATCCGTGAGCTATTATTATATGATTCCCCAGCTAGTTAGCCTGCTTCTGTAAAATGCGAAATGTCTAAACCGCACAAAGCAGACGGTAAATATTTATGGTGGTGCCTTACAAGCCTCGAATTCAAGCCGGACAcggctgtgaaaaatataaaacatctaAATCTAGGAATGTAAGTTAATAATGGATCTGTTTTCCTCTCAACGGAATAGTTACCTCCATTAGCTTATTGCCCTCATTTACTGGGCTCTGGGCTATTACAGTGCTGTTTGGAAATGTACACAAAAATGTCAGCCTTTCAACAGTTGACAAATCACCGTCTTGAGTAaactaattgtttttttatttgacagaAACATGTTTGACAAGCCAAACAAAGAGGGATTCTACATTGTCAGTCACTTTTTATTCGAGAAGCTCAATCCTACTCGTGCCCAAGAAGCCTTCAGGTAGTTCTACAACACTGTTTTGCTTTCATGTCTTGCTGTTTTGCTTGTAGTActgaagtgtttttgtttttatagacATTGCTGGCCAGTTTGGGATCACAAATGTAATGCCGAGTTTCGTAAGGTGACTTTGGGATGGCTTCAAGAAATAGCGGTATGTGTATTAGGtgtgctgttaaagggatagttcacccaaaaatggaaattctctcatcatttactcaccctcatgccatcccagatgtgtttgactttttcttctgcagaactcaaacagagatttttagaaaaatatcccagctctgtagctacattcagtgcaagtgaatggtgaccaaaactttgaagctccaaaatgcacataaaggcagcataaaaataatccatgtcttctgaagcgatctaattgcTTTTGGGTAGAGACCATTTAGGGACAAATTATAAAATGTCTAGAAGGATTTGCATGGATTAGATATTAGACATCAGAGCCGCTGGCTCTCGTGGGCCATGTCCTGATGCTAGTCCCCCTCTCTTACCCTTGCTTTCctataaataaaagcaaaaatcacaaagCAGACCCCAAAAGGTATGAGCAGTTGTTTCTGCCAAttgcaaataaaatattaaatgcgTAGCTAACCTGGTAGAGCTCCATATAAATTATTGTATCACActatttaaaagaaataaatgtaatgtgtGTTTATTGTTACTGTTTTGCAGTTTTGTTAATACCTTTATTTAGTTGTTTGTGTTGTTCATAATGCATGGTAATTGTAGTAAAGCTAAAGACACATTGTGGAAACACTAAACTAAATTAAGCTAAAATAAAAGAGAATGCACAACCATTGGAGAAGTAGTTTGATTTTATACTGTACTGaacatacatacattttctaTGTATTTCTAGAGAGAGGAAGGGAGCTCTTTTCCCAAGGTGGCTGCATCACATTTGCTTTCCCCTTCTGGACCAAGATTTATCAACCTGATGCTCCACTTGGCCAAACATGTAATGCTGAAAGCATTGAAGACATTTACCACAAGTATGttattaataatgttattttcTATTTTCCAGGGATCATTTTGTGATGCTCAGGTTCATGTTTTCAATTTAATATGATCGTGTTTTACATTTGTCACATCAACTCGTAGTTGACTCCTGGGCCCCAGAGGCTGCTGCAGTTCCAGCAAGGTCACAGGAGCTGGAAAAGAAAAGATTTCAGGTGGTAATGAGACAGTTCCAGAGAGTGACTGTAGGGCAGGACCGTCTCATTCAAGAATATCAGAAAAGAGCTAAGTGAGtgacatttgttatttttttttaaatctgtatgCTTTGTATACGGTGTCTAtaaaatttcttttttaaaagggAACTTGAAAACTGAAAAGTttatattggtcaaccactagtcagaaaaaacaaaacatgtaactttttataaaatgtaagatTTTCATAGAGTTTAACTTGAATAGATTACCGGTAGGACTGTTGTCTGATATTGAGGAAATCAACAGAGAATATTATAGTGATTTAAACTgacttaaaatttgcttttgtttcAGAGGTTTGGAGAAGTCTTTGAGGGACTTTAAAGCAGAAGATGCCAAAAATGACAACATTCTTCAGTAAATTTCGTTTAGAAGCATTTTACTTGGCTTAACTTGGTTGAATTGAATTACAATTGCACAGATGATTTGTTTAATTATAACTTTATTTAAAGCAATATGTTTCTTATTTGTAGAGAAGACAAAAGTAACACAGATTTGCTGGAAGACATTCTTCCAAAAAGTCAAAAGGTTTGCACAGAATGTTAGTGCTTGCTATTCAATTGCTTAATTTCTTAGTAAACGGCTTGatcattttattaaaggaatagttcacccaaaaatgaaaattctctcgtcatttactcaccctcatgccatcccagatgtgaacgactttgtcttctgcagaacacaaacaaagatttttagaaaaatatctcagctctgtaggtcctcacaatgcaagtgaatgttgaccagaactttgaagctccaaaaagcacataaaggcagcatcataataataatctatacaattccagtggttaaatccatcttcagaagcgaaataataggtgtaggtgagaaacaaataaatatttcagtactttttttatgataaatgtccactttcaccatCCCTCCTAAGCACCCTCTACTTTCCTAAgagttattctttttttttttgtttatggctATTTGCAtgcttcttgcatatcgccacctaatgggcagggaggagaatttatagtaaaaaaggactttaaatattgatctgtttctcacccacacctatcatatcacttctgaagacattaaccaCGGGAgatgtatagattacttttatgctgcctttatgtgctttttggagcttcaaagttttggtcaacattcacttgttttgtgaggacctacagagctttttctaaaaatctttgtttggttaagcagaagaaagtcatacgcatctgagagggcgagtaaatgataagagagttttcattttgggtgaactattcctttaataaaatttCTATCTCTAATTTGCTGTCATTCTACaataccactttgttattttcattggtttatgtttaaaACGGTTTATGTTCTCAGGTGCGAGACCTTTGGGCTGAGACATACAAAGTCCTATCTACCCTTGAAGGAAAGCGAGAAGTAATGGAGAGTGTGATCCATGGACAGGTAGACCAGTATACCTTGGATGGGAAGGACCTGAATGTAAAGATACCTTCAGTTCTACTTGACAGAATGGAGCGGCTATCACACAAGGTGAGTGCTGCAGGGGGGGAAAAAAGAGTTAAAGGAAACATTTTTAACATAGATAAGGGTAAAACATGCTGACCAAATCAGAAATGATTTAAGTGATGTCtttcttaattaaataaaattttggtGTTTGAGGAGATGTATGATGTCTGTGTCATTAGTCCAGTGTCAGTAGCTTATATGAGGAAGGACAGCCCATGCTTGTGCGTTTGCTGGAACTTCTGAATGAAGGATTGGGCCTCCTCATCGAGGAGAGGGAAAGGATTGTGAGACCCACTACACAACTCGGTCACCAGGCCCTTCAAGAACATGCCTTGCTCTTCAGTCGCTCCAAAGAGAATCTTAAGCTTATAAGGTATCAGAAACATACTTCTCATCCAGTGTTCCCTTTAAACTGGGCATGTGCGGCGGCACACTTGTGATGTTGCTCCTGCGCAGATGCAAAAAACATCCGCGCATAAGGCAGACTCCAGTTTGTGGGAAATCCTAGAGATTTTCCTGAATCGCAGCTAAATGCATGCTAAGTGTTTCAGCTGGAGTCCATATGAATGATCATTTTTTCCAGTGAAATCTTGTGCGTAAACAAGGTGGAAATACACATTATTGAGTCATGAATAAACACATACACAGCACCGCATTTATCGTGAGTCACAAGCGCTATTGGTGAATGTGTAAATGTGGCCTGATTGGTTAAATGTGCTTCATGGTCAATGCCTGTCTCGTGAGTGATTAACATAAACAGTCGCTTTTGTTTTACGTGAATCCAAACAGGTGCAACCAATCAGGTGTGTGTCAAAATATATGATCTGTGTGTAAGACTTTGCAGTATAAATGCACTAATGCAGCTCAGTAGATCTGCCACTATctattatgttatttttaatattaatcaaacaacagtaTTGAAAAAAAGACAGTGACtgttctttatttgtttgttattatTAGCCAACTACGTTCTTAGTTTACTTAATACTAATGCTACTTTTGCTATTATTATGAATAtttatctaataaaaataaaaaaattaagcattGTTTACTCAAAGGAAACAttccatttgtttttatttaatatatttatattattaatatttaactttttaaaaatttttagaaatatttttaaacattaaacatttttactgtGGTGTTGAATTTCAAATACCAAGAATTgtaaaaaatgtcactgtttttggTGATACCAACTAAAATTttggtctctctctccctctatctctctctctctctcatatatatatatatatatatatctcctgcTCAGGTGGCTGAAGCTTCTGCCCTATAGAAATAGGATTTGCTCAGCAAGAACAAAAGTTAGAGGAAACAGAGCTTCTCAATAATGAAAGGAGACAGTCTTAACTGTCTCCTTTTACTCTTAAACATTTAGGATGTGATTTTATGAGTCATTTTGAGAATTATTTTGAAGTTGtttacataaaacaaaaacaaaaatcagtcaCTGATTTTTAGGATCaaatttaggatttttttttttttttaaacagtcaccTGAAAGTTGAACTGTGACGACAAGCTTTTGATTTGATTCATGTGTTGGCAATTAAAATATGTGACCACACCCTCTGGGTTCACAGTCACCTGAATTATAAAGGCATTAGAAGCTATGAAGGGATTGAAGGACTTTTGGCTTTTATGAGTTATTTGGCTTTGGAACACAAGAATTATGGTTCAGTTTGTTACTTAATGAAGTTTAAGTGTCTGGATGGTAGAACTTGTTGTTTTTTGGTCATTCATTTTAGGACTTATTTTGGTTAGATTTTCTTtgagatgtgatttttttttttttttttttttttttcaggcataAACTGATCAAAGAGGATGCACCAGAAATCAAGAGCTCCATTAGAAGGCTGGAAGAGGACTGGGACAGGAGGTGGGCAGAGTGTTTGATAAACACACCCCTGACCTCTTTTCTGAAGGAGGataatgtaagtcttttttttgtttatatttttatttttaaaccttGGCTGTGAGCTGTTGTTTGCTTGCTCTCTGGCCATACAGTTTACATCATCTGTCTGAAACCCTCTGCTTTGACCAAATTGCAAAGCTGTACACTCACAGTATGCTTCTAGACTTTGGTTTGGTGCATTTTGTTAAATCTCTTTGTTTGGATGACTTAATGCTGTCTTCTGACTTGTCTCTGTAAAATTAACAGGTTCTTGACTTTGTCTCCCCAATGGCCCCACTGTCATTTGAGCCAGCTTCTGAGGCTAGCTTTAAGGCTTGCATCCTCTCCCAGTATCCCAGTAAGCTACCTGGTAAGTTGACAACTGGTGGTTGCATTGCTTAACTTCCTCTCATACCTCTGGTGCAAATGTCCTGTTTCCCCACCTTTCAGAACTGCTAGAGCAGACTTCCAAAATAAACCCAGAGGTGGAGAAAACAGAAGTCCACCTGATGCCTGAAGTGCTGAAGTAATAGATCTTTTTTGGGGGGTCTTACCAAATGGTCAAAAAGATGggagaaaaataactgtagctTTAATCTTTAGCATCTTTCCATAGGAATACAGTGTAACTGAAACCATCCTTCCCAACTTCCCAACAGCACTTCATTGCCAGATGAAGATAAAGGAGTCCTGCTTTCCTCCGATTGCTGTTTTTCTCCAAAACCAGCAATATGTGATGCTCCACCATGTGAAACTCCCCTAGTTCACCCAGTTAAAGTTCAGTCTGTTGTCCAGACACCCAGTCCAGtacaggtatttttttttttttttttttattgctaagcGCTGTACTACTTGCTTTTATTTTCGTAATGCCATGTATTTTGTCATGTTTACAAGCCTTGGATGTATTTTATAAATCTCTGAGGGGAAATTAATATGTAAATGGACAAACATCAAAATTTCATGCACGATACAAGGGTTCTGTTAAAGTGTTTGTGCTCTTTTGTAATGTCCATTTAAGCAATTTTTGCTAAAGTGTTTTATGGCTCTCTAAAACATGGAATTGAAATTAATTCTAGTGAACAATTTAGCCAAATTTGACCTTCTGTTAAATGGTCAATTTCACATAGTTCCTGTTCTTTAACAGGGTTCCTGTGGATCCTtaatcttaaattcagttttcccaaATTTAAGGTCAAAGTCTTAAATGATACAAAAGTCTTAATcattttaaagaggtcttaaatttgggggcagaaAGACAGGAATTGTGATGTGattttcaaacttcaaaagaatacaatataattaaataaatgcatgtgcctcggagtgaaaacgcggcactgttgtattttctccaagcatgtgggggcttgagtgtttccagctgttgcagaacaGTTCACGATAATTAGACCATATTGGAAATTTGACAAGTGAccactaatgatcaactgttgataaAATGACTTTACTTTCAACTGTTTATATTGTAATGCGTTGTAGATTTTATTCTAGGAGTGCACATTtgatttcccttatctgtttgaatgagcagttGGAAGCCGTGAAGTGCAAacataagagtccccggtgtatttcagcctttaacagttCCAAGCTatgattcaaattatttttttcctcctggttgtgtatatattaattaaatttgGGCTCTTGTTtactgtctggccctccccatcacaacatttgttttggtatggggatacggtattttatttatttattcaggtcTTGGAAAAAGTTCTTGGTCTTGATTTataaactctgcagcaaccctggttAACATGACCGATGATGCATTTCTTTTGTAGGCTTGCCACAGGAAAACTCAACTCTCAAAGACGAAGTCCTCTATTGTGAAGAACAAAGAACAAATTCTAGATTTGGAATGTGACAACTTGGCAAGTCAAGTATGTGGTTTCAAGTGCACAGGGACACTCTAGGGGAACCAAGAAACGGTGGATCCTATTGTATTGATTCACTCAGAGGCAGTATTTAGTAGATGTGTTATGCCACATACCAatgattagggctgggtaaaaatacttaaatatttttttcaaattaaattgcAGTCTTCGTTTAAACTATCctgatatcaattcttaaaatccAAAGATCGATGTTTTACTTTAACGTTGAcaagttttgattttttttattaaatctggtAGATAAATTGCAGTTGAACTGCAGTTTGAGCCTTgtggttaatttttaaaatttcgTAGTGTACCAGGTTACGATGCCTGTATAATTTGCAGAATTTCTTTTACCTGTGAGCAAAACTGACATTTTAACATgtccattttggtttgttctgagcagaagACTTTTtttctggttcagaagttctgcagcctcctttccaaatggttaccagttagaacaaaaaaACCATTAATGTTCttcttaaaatgacagtactctgtgctaaggggtgggtgaaataccaattgcagtgttgccagatcttgcaaaaGAAATGAGCAACCTTGTCTGGAAAATCGAGCCCAAAAAAAAGCCACTTGCCTCccca from Myxocyprinus asiaticus isolate MX2 ecotype Aquarium Trade chromosome 1, UBuf_Myxa_2, whole genome shotgun sequence carries:
- the LOC127444608 gene encoding HAUS augmin-like complex subunit 6 isoform X1, with translation MSKPHKADGKYLWWCLTSLEFKPDTAVKNIKHLNLGINMFDKPNKEGFYIVSHFLFEKLNPTRAQEAFRHCWPVWDHKCNAEFRKVTLGWLQEIAREEGSSFPKVAASHLLSPSGPRFINLMLHLAKHVMLKALKTFTTIDSWAPEAAAVPARSQELEKKRFQVVMRQFQRVTVGQDRLIQEYQKRAKGLEKSLRDFKAEDAKNDNILQEDKSNTDLLEDILPKSQKVRDLWAETYKVLSTLEGKREVMESVIHGQVDQYTLDGKDLNVKIPSVLLDRMERLSHKSSVSSLYEEGQPMLVRLLELLNEGLGLLIEERERIVRPTTQLGHQALQEHALLFSRSKENLKLIRHKLIKEDAPEIKSSIRRLEEDWDRRWAECLINTPLTSFLKEDNVLDFVSPMAPLSFEPASEASFKACILSQYPSKLPELLEQTSKINPEVEKTEVHLMPEVLNTSLPDEDKGVLLSSDCCFSPKPAICDAPPCETPLVHPVKVQSVVQTPSPVQACHRKTQLSKTKSSIVKNKEQILDLECDNLASQFAEAVIMSPVNGRIDVDLGQLLNSISDPFSTRKQLCRTPESLINDVRSSWRKAVEEGMAEKKQASWNQQDSLSWLKTSPTEDERNGLCHEPSPEPSLLFDSTATHPQCNSPVQQGSSHSTVSWDSSQLEALDSQSSSDIIKFSIAQEELLEVFDMSFNSDRSVEIHTNKESDQELVLPPVASHSLGESSLQMAHMCLDATSDKSSFMDSCFEKFNYMHPVQSGNSPGLNPWARDERLFSLDLDKLESISPPASEKLALPSLVNLNLDEY
- the LOC127444608 gene encoding HAUS augmin-like complex subunit 6 isoform X2, translated to MSKPHKADGKYLWWCLTSLEFKPDTAVKNIKHLNLGINMFDKPNKEGFYIVSHFLFEKLNPTRAQEAFRHCWPVWDHKCNAEFRKVTLGWLQEIAREEGSSFPKVAASHLLSPSGPRFINLMLHLAKHVMLKALKTFTTIDSWAPEAAAVPARSQELEKKRFQVVMRQFQRVTVGQDRLIQEYQKRAKGLEKSLRDFKAEDAKNDNILQEDKSNTDLLEDILPKSQKVRDLWAETYKVLSTLEGKREVMESVIHGQVDQYTLDGKDLNVKIPSVLLDRMERLSHKSSVSSLYEEGQPMLVRLLELLNEGLGLLIEERERIVRPTTQLGHQALQEHALLFSRSKENLKLIRHKLIKEDAPEIKSSIRRLEEDWDRRWAECLINTPLTSFLKEDNVLDFVSPMAPLSFEPASEASFKACILSQYPSKLPELLEQTSKINPEVEKTEVHLMPEVLNTSLPDEDKGVLLSSDCCFSPKPAICDAPPCETPLVHPVKVQSVVQTPSPVQACHRKTQLSKTKSSIVKNKEQILDLECDNLFAEAVIMSPVNGRIDVDLGQLLNSISDPFSTRKQLCRTPESLINDVRSSWRKAVEEGMAEKKQASWNQQDSLSWLKTSPTEDERNGLCHEPSPEPSLLFDSTATHPQCNSPVQQGSSHSTVSWDSSQLEALDSQSSSDIIKFSIAQEELLEVFDMSFNSDRSVEIHTNKESDQELVLPPVASHSLGESSLQMAHMCLDATSDKSSFMDSCFEKFNYMHPVQSGNSPGLNPWARDERLFSLDLDKLESISPPASEKLALPSLVNLNLDEY
- the LOC127444608 gene encoding HAUS augmin-like complex subunit 6 isoform X3 encodes the protein MSKPHKADGKYLWWCLTSLEFKPDTAVKNIKHLNLGINMFDKPNKEGFYIVSHFLFEKLNPTRAQEAFRHCWPVWDHKCNAEFRKVTLGWLQEIAREEGSSFPKVAASHLLSPSGPRFINLMLHLAKHVMLKALKTFTTIDSWAPEAAAVPARSQELEKKRFQVVMRQFQRVTVGQDRLIQEYQKRAKGLEKSLRDFKAEDAKNDNILQEDKSNTDLLEDILPKSQKVRDLWAETYKVLSTLEGKREVMESVIHGQVDQYTLDGKDLNVKIPSVLLDRMERLSHKSSVSSLYEEGQPMLVRLLELLNEGLGLLIEERERIVRPTTQLGHQALQEHALLFSRSKENLKLIRHKLIKEDAPEIKSSIRRLEEDWDRRWAECLINTPLTSFLKEDNVLDFVSPMAPLSFEPASEASFKACILSQYPSKLPELLEQTSKINPEVEKTEVHLMPEVLNTSLPDEDKGVLLSSDCCFSPKPAICDAPPCETPLVHPVKVQSVVQTPSPVQFAEAVIMSPVNGRIDVDLGQLLNSISDPFSTRKQLCRTPESLINDVRSSWRKAVEEGMAEKKQASWNQQDSLSWLKTSPTEDERNGLCHEPSPEPSLLFDSTATHPQCNSPVQQGSSHSTVSWDSSQLEALDSQSSSDIIKFSIAQEELLEVFDMSFNSDRSVEIHTNKESDQELVLPPVASHSLGESSLQMAHMCLDATSDKSSFMDSCFEKFNYMHPVQSGNSPGLNPWARDERLFSLDLDKLESISPPASEKLALPSLVNLNLDEY